In Clostridia bacterium, the following proteins share a genomic window:
- a CDS encoding DUF370 domain-containing protein → MDIKLINIGFGNIVSANRIIAIVSPESAPIKRIIQEGRDRGLLIDATYGRRTRAVIVTDSGHIILSAVQPETVAHRLGSKDNVSQVAGVEEGI, encoded by the coding sequence GTGGATATTAAGCTGATCAATATCGGTTTCGGAAACATTGTCTCGGCTAACCGAATTATAGCTATTGTGAGCCCAGAATCTGCCCCTATTAAGCGAATCATCCAAGAGGGACGGGATCGCGGTCTCCTGATTGATGCTACTTATGGGCGAAGAACCCGGGCCGTAATAGTAACTGATAGCGGGCACATTATACTTTCGGCGGTTCAACCAGAAACGGTAGCTCACCGGCTAGGCAGCAAAGATAATGTTTCGCAAGTGGCTGGTGTCGAAGAAGGGATATAA
- a CDS encoding DNA-directed RNA polymerase subunit omega, whose translation MIDPPIDDLLRQVNSKYALVVLAAKRARMLAEKETVSPNGKPIKAVSIALKEIASGKLRFETTKSGIK comes from the coding sequence ATGATCGATCCACCAATTGACGATCTACTCCGGCAAGTCAACAGCAAGTATGCGCTGGTTGTACTGGCGGCCAAGAGAGCTAGGATGCTAGCTGAGAAGGAGACTGTTTCGCCCAACGGGAAGCCAATCAAGGCGGTTAGCATAGCTTTAAAGGAGATTGCTAGCGGCAAGTTGCGCTTTGAAACTACAAAAAGTGGCATTAAATAA
- the gmk gene encoding guanylate kinase → MGRGLLVVVSGPSGAGKGTICRAIHSQYKDLYYSVSVTTRLPRSGERDGVDYFFVSPLTFKEMLERGEFLEWARVYDHYYGTPKRAVDEALAQGRDVLLEIDVQGALQLKKKMMAGELDRGVFVFVTAPNREQLRARIIGRGTEDPGTIEKRVQAASMELQHMKEYDYIIINDSLPEAIDRFRSILVAEKSRSHRILRDLNLLEEELYDRSTN, encoded by the coding sequence TTGGGAAGAGGGTTACTGGTAGTAGTATCTGGTCCTTCCGGGGCGGGCAAGGGGACAATTTGTCGGGCTATCCATAGTCAATATAAAGACCTGTACTATTCGGTTTCGGTTACTACGCGTCTACCTCGTTCAGGAGAAAGAGACGGGGTTGATTATTTTTTTGTTTCGCCATTAACTTTTAAGGAGATGCTGGAGCGAGGGGAGTTTTTGGAGTGGGCACGCGTGTACGACCATTACTATGGCACGCCAAAAAGGGCAGTGGATGAAGCTCTGGCCCAAGGGCGTGACGTTTTGTTGGAGATAGATGTCCAAGGTGCCCTTCAGCTCAAGAAAAAGATGATGGCGGGGGAACTGGATCGAGGCGTATTTGTTTTTGTAACAGCTCCTAACCGCGAACAACTTCGTGCCCGTATCATTGGCCGGGGAACGGAGGATCCGGGTACTATCGAAAAGCGTGTCCAGGCTGCTTCTATGGAGCTGCAGCATATGAAGGAATACGATTACATAATTATCAACGATTCTCTGCCAGAAGCAATAGACCGTTTCCGTTCAATTCTCGTGGCAGAAAAAAGCCGGTCCCACCGTATCCTGAGGGATCTTAACTTGCTTGAGGAGGAACTATATGATCGATCCACCAATTGA
- the coaBC gene encoding bifunctional phosphopantothenoylcysteine decarboxylase/phosphopantothenate--cysteine ligase CoaBC: protein MLAGKFIVVGVTGGIAAYKACELVSSLSKRGATVQVVMTEHATHFVQPLTFQTLSGRPVIYDLFQPQTGSKVEHVDLGAQADLIAVVPATANVIGKLAHGIADDFLTTLVLAANGQVLVAPAMNSRMYRHQAVQANLNQLRALGYWVVLPEEGVLACGEEGVGRLADPQTILKEIEAVLVKSRDWAGVNLLVTAGGTREAIDPVRFIGNRSSGKMGYAIARAALQRGATVCLVTGPSAIVPPPCHRLVRVETAEEMYRAVLNEFASADVVIKAAAVADFRPKVQAPAKIKKDERETLVLELERTPDILSELGRQKDRQILVGFAAESDNLIDHARSKIRSKNLDLVVANQIGKEGVGFDSDTNEVSIISSEGLVKTIPLAPKTQIAHQILDEVMQLPQFKKLRDDMAR from the coding sequence ATGCTGGCAGGCAAGTTCATAGTGGTTGGGGTAACTGGAGGAATAGCTGCCTATAAGGCATGCGAGCTAGTAAGCTCGTTGTCCAAGCGCGGGGCCACAGTTCAGGTTGTTATGACCGAGCACGCAACCCATTTTGTCCAGCCGCTTACTTTCCAGACCTTGTCTGGGCGGCCGGTTATCTACGATTTATTCCAACCCCAGACCGGAAGCAAAGTTGAGCATGTGGATCTTGGAGCTCAAGCTGACTTAATTGCCGTGGTACCGGCAACTGCCAATGTGATTGGAAAACTAGCTCACGGCATAGCTGATGACTTCCTAACCACGCTGGTTCTGGCTGCCAACGGTCAGGTGCTGGTAGCTCCGGCCATGAACAGTAGAATGTACAGACATCAAGCAGTACAGGCTAATCTAAATCAGCTTCGAGCGCTGGGCTACTGGGTGGTTTTGCCTGAAGAAGGAGTCCTGGCATGTGGAGAAGAAGGGGTAGGGCGTCTCGCTGATCCCCAGACCATCCTGAAGGAAATTGAGGCGGTCTTGGTTAAATCTCGGGATTGGGCTGGAGTGAACCTCTTGGTGACAGCGGGGGGAACGCGGGAAGCCATTGATCCGGTGCGCTTTATAGGGAATCGTAGCTCGGGAAAAATGGGTTACGCCATTGCTCGGGCTGCGTTGCAAAGGGGAGCGACAGTCTGCCTAGTCACCGGTCCCAGTGCCATAGTTCCGCCTCCTTGCCACCGGTTAGTGAGGGTTGAGACTGCCGAGGAAATGTATAGGGCAGTACTCAATGAGTTTGCCAGCGCCGACGTCGTTATCAAAGCTGCTGCAGTTGCAGACTTTCGGCCTAAGGTTCAAGCACCGGCAAAGATAAAGAAAGATGAGCGGGAAACGCTGGTGTTAGAGTTAGAACGAACCCCCGACATTCTCTCAGAATTAGGAAGGCAAAAAGACAGGCAAATACTGGTGGGTTTTGCTGCTGAAAGCGACAATCTTATCGATCATGCCCGATCCAAAATTCGTAGCAAAAACCTAGATTTGGTGGTAGCAAACCAAATCGGGAAAGAGGGCGTAGGCTTCGATAGCGATACCAATGAAGTAAGCATTATCTCCAGCGAGGGCCTGGTAAAGACTATACCATTGGCACCCAAGACTCAAATAGCTCACCAGATTCTTGATGAAGTGATGCAGCTTCCTCAGTTTAAAAAATTGCGCGATGATATGGCCAGATAG